One Mustelus asterias unplaced genomic scaffold, sMusAst1.hap1.1 HAP1_SCAFFOLD_2710, whole genome shotgun sequence genomic window, ggcgccCGCCCGCCCTGTGGTCGACGCCGCCAGCCCAGGTGGTAGAGTTCGGCCAGCCCCAGCAGCAGGGAGACGCCCGCCACCGTCACCATGAAGGCGATGAACACGTTCTTTTCGGTGGGCCGCGACACAAAGCAGTCGGTGGGGTTGGGGCAGGGCCAGCGTTCGCACCTGTACATGGCCGGCAGGAACACCCCGTACAGGAGGTACTGTCCCGCCAGGAAGGCCACCTCCAGGGCGCAGCGGGTGACAATGCTGCCGACGTAAGTGCGGAGGAGGGCGCCGCGAATCTTTGCGCTCCCCGCAATCTCGCCCTCCTCCTCCCGGGCCTTTGGGCCCTCGTGCCCCTCCCAGGCCTTCACACCCTTCTCCTGCTCCTCCCAGGCCTCCAGGCCCTCCTGCCCCTCCCAGGCCTTCACGcccttctcctgcctttcccaggCCTTCGGGccctccccctccacttcccGGGCCTTCaggccctcctcctgcccctcccgGGCCTTCaggccctcctcctgcccctcccaGGCCTTCaggccctcctcctgcccctcccaGGCCTTCaggccctcctcctgcccctcccaGGCCTTCAAGCCCTGCTCCCCCGCCACTCCGGCCCTCAGGCCCCGCTTCCTCCGCATCCGGATGGCGTGCAGGGCGTGCCCGATGTAGACCAGCGACGGCGTGGATACGAAGACAATCTGCAGCACCCAGTAGCGGATGTGGGAGATGGGGAAGGCCCGGTCATAGCACATGGTCTCGCAGCCGGGCTGGCGGGTGTTGCAGGTGAAGCCAGACTGCTCGTCCCCCCAGGCCGACTCTGCGGCCGCCCCCAGCACCAACATGCGGAAGATGAAGAGGACCGTCAGCCACACCTTGCCCACTGCCGTCGAGTGCTCGTGCACCTGCTCCAGAATCTTGGACAGGAAGGACCAGTCGCCCATCTTCTCCCGGCTCTCTGTAGAAAGATGGGAAAGTAAAGGGCCACTATAAGATTGGCAGTCTGCAAGGGTTCTTGTTTCATCAACTTAGAGGTAGAATTCACTTCAAATCAATGGGGAGCAAGTTTGTTACTAATTGTAATGAGGTGTTTTAAAGACTTTGTAGTTTTAAagatacatttgatttgatttagaaacatagaaaaactacagcacaaaacaggccctttggccccacaagttgtgccgaacatatccctaccttctaggcctacctataaccctccatcctattaagtcccatgtgctcatccaggagtctcttaaaagaccctattgagtttgcctccaccaccactgacggcagccgattccactcgcccaccaccctctgtgtgaaaaacttccccctaacatttcccctgtacctaccccccagcaccttaaacctgtgtcctctcgtagcagccatttccaccctgggaaaaagcctctgagagtccacccgatctatgcctctcaacatcttatacacctctattaggtctcctctcatcctacgtctctccaaggagaaaagaccgagctccctcagcctatcctcataaggcatgccactcaatccaggcaacatccttgtaaatctcttctgcaccctttcaatcattccacatccttcctgtaatgaggcgaccagaactgagcacagtatttattagtgtcacatacagtgaaaagtattgtttcttgcgcgctgtacagacaaagcataccgttcagagagaaggaaaggagagggtgcagaatgtagtgttacagtcacagctagggtgtagagaaagatcaacttaatgtgaggtaggtccattcaaaagtctgacagcagcagcagggaagaagctgttcttgagtcggtcggtacgtgacctcagacttttgtatctttttcccgacggaagaaggtggaagagagaatgtccggggtgcgtggggtccttaattatgccggctgcttttccccgaggcagcgggaagtgtagacggagtcaatggatgggaggctggtttgcgtgatggattgggctacattcacgacccttttgtcgttccttgcggtgATACCTTTAAGTAGTCCATACGGATAAATATACCTTCTATTACATttttagaaattaaacaaagaaactttgaTGCACAGAGTGCCCTTTGATACCAAATACATGTTcgatacattcctttaaagcacccaactgttggaatcacagGGCCATAAAGGAGACTTCattgcctcaccagacaccttatcagaaacaactgatacaagagtgagctttaatagagtcgtagaggtttacagcatggaaacaggcccttcggcccaacttgtccatgctgccctttttttttaaaacctcgaagctagtcccaattgcccacatttggcccatatccctctatacccatcgtacccatgtaactgcttaaacgctttttaaaagacaaaattgtacccgcctctactactgcctctggcagctcgttccagactctcaccaccctctgtgtgacaaaattgcccctcctgacacttttgtatctctcccctctcaccttaaacctatgccctctagttttagactcccctacctttgggaaaagatattgactatctagctgatctgtgcccctcattattttatagacctctataagatcacccctcagcctcctacgctccagagaaaaaagtcccagtctatccagcctctccttataactcaatccatcaagtcccggtagcatccgagtaaaccttttctgcactctttctagtttgataatatccttcttataataggctggaaatttgggcaaagaaatggcagatggagttcaatccagataaatgcgaagtgatgcattttggtagaaataatgtagagaggagctatacgataaatggcagaaccataaagggtgtagatacgcagagggacctgggtgtgcaagtccacagattcttgaaggtgacgtcacaggtggagaaggtagtgaataaggcatatggcatgcttgcctttataggacggggcatagagtacaaaagttggggtctgatgttgcagttgtacagaacgttggttcggccgcatttggaatactgcgcccagttctggtcgccgcactaccagaaggacgtggaggctttagagagagtgcagaggaggtttaccaggatgttgcctggtatggaagggcttagttatgaggtgagattgggtaaactggggttgttctccctggaaagacggaggatgaggggtgacctaatagaggtgtataaaattatgaaaggcatagatagggtgaacgatgggaagctttttcccaggtcggcggtgacgttcacgaggggtcataggttcaaggtgagggggggaggtttaacacggaactcagaaggacgtattttacacagagagtggtggggggctggaatgcactgccaggcaaggtggtggaggcagacacactgggaacgtttaagacttatctagatagccatatgaacggagtgggaatggagggatacaaaagaatgatctagtttggaccagggagcggcgcgggcttggagggccgaagggcctgttcctgtgctgtattgttctttgttctttgggtgaccagaactgtgcacagtgttccaagtgtggcctcaccaatgtcttgtacaattaaTGAAGCTGCTTTCACAGTTTCTAATcgaaacagagtcagaaagatattaatgTCATGGCTAACGAAAGGGTTAAGGGAGTGGACGTAGTGGGAACTGACATGAATTGATGGTAACATGATGACATCCTTTGCAACTGGAGTTCAtgataaaaagctcagtcattgaattgtGAAGGAATGTATGCATGTGTTTTATTATGtggcaataaataaacttcttaggGCGATTATTGGgaaatatcctgaaggcaagctgagttgaccacatccctcagagattcagttaacttcactgacaaggtCACAACATACTAATTGCTTTTGTAGGCTCCCTTTATCAATAAAAGGATGCCCATGCgagactgttttagtgaagatgctttgtgaggctgctatcaacagagtaagagttttaacaacaccaggttaaagtccaacaggtttatttggtagcaagtgccattTGCTCtcgggtgttgttaaaactcttactgtgtttaccccagtccaacgccggcatctccacatcatcaaaaacagagacatgatgtctgactaagagaCTGGAGGACGGGCTGAGggatgatatcatagaatcctacattgcggaaaaaagccattcggcccatcgagtctgtaccgaccacaatcccacccaggccctacccccatatccctacatatttacccgctaatccctctaatttacgcattccggcactgtgcgcagtattggtccccttatttgcggaaggatatattggccttggagggagtacagagaaggttcaccaggttgataccagagatgaggggtgttgattatgaggagagactgagcagattgggtttgtactcattggaatttagaaggctgaggggggatcttatagagacctataagataatgaaggggctggatagggtagaggtggagagattctttccacttggaaaggaagctagaactagagggcacagcctcaaaataaaggggggtcagtttaggacagagttgaggaggaacttcttctctcagagggtggtgaatctctggaattctctgcccactgaagtggtggaggctacctcgttgaatatgtttaaatcatggatagatggattcctgatcggtaagggaattaggggttatagggatcaggcgggtaagtggaactgatccacttcagatcagccatgatcttattgaaaggcggggcaggctcgaggggctagatggcctactcctgctcctatttcttatgggacgctaaggggtaatttagaatggccaatcaacctagcctgcacatttttggactgtgggaggaaactggagcacccggaggaatcccacgcagacacggggagaatgtgcgaactctgcacagtcacccaagccaggaattgaacccaggtacctggcactgtgaggcaacagtgctaaccactgtgccaccctcggtgTGTTAAATGTTTCCGCTTTCCAATATTACACCCGATCTGCCCCTCCACTCCGAAGAGCACTCTATTTTGTCTCGTAGTCTATATTGTCTCGAAGTATATTGGAGTACCCACGCGGTATCGTGGTCTCAtagatcagggtggttcagtatttttttctattggatcaagactggtcaccctattatagaaagtatattattaaaccagaaagagtgcagaaaagatttactaggatgctactgggacttgatggtttgagttataagtagaggctggacagactgggacttttttctctggagcgtaggaggctgaggggtgatcttatagaggtctataaaataatgagggacacagatcagctagatagtcaatatcttttcccaaaggtagggaagtctaaaactagagggcatcggtttaaggtgagaggggagagatacaaaagtgtccagaggggcaattttgtcacacagagggtggtgagtgtctggagcaagctgccagaagcagtagtagaggtgggtacaattttgtcttttaaaaagcatttagatagttacatgggtacgatgggtatagagggatatgggccaatcgcggggaattgggactaacttaggggtttaaaaagggcggcatggacaagttgggctgaagggcctgtttccgtgctgtaaacctctatgactctaatacgtAAAGTATGTCATTTGCAACgcttctgattggattgtgtctaACTGACagtgagctgcagaattgtataaaccaggatgtATTCTTTGTCCAGTGGAGTGGTGTCACGACCCATTGAGTTGAGAACCCACcgccttgctagcaagtaaaatGAAGACAATCTGTtggttaagtatcttgtgttaatgtgtgtttgtgttcgaGTCAAAACGCGGAAGTCGAGATTTCGACACAACGACCTgagtggggggggcagcggggggagggaaACAAAATAGTCACAGGAACGGTTTGAGGATGAGATCCGGGCCACGCACTCGCGAGAAACagtaccattcagcccattcagcccacTCGTAGAGTCACAGTGTCCCTACGGTACAGGcggaggccacccggcccatctcGTCTGCTCTCCCAACAGAGCAGGCCCGATCCCCACGCATTAATatcactaattcccccccaaccccccccccccccccaaccccccccccccccccccccccccccaccccccacccccaccgaacctgcacatctttggacactaagggggcaatctagcacggccaatccacctaacctacacatctttggacactaaggggacaatttagcatggccaatccacctaacctacacatctttggacactaaggggacaatttagcatggccaatccacctaacctacacacctttggacactaaggggcaatttagcatggccaatccacctaacctacacatctttggacactaaggggacaatttagcatggccaatccacctaacctacacatctttggacactaaggggacaatttagcatggccaatccaccctaacctgcacatctttggactctaaggggcgatttagcatggccaatccacctaacctacacacctttggacactaaggggcaatttagcatggccaatccccctaaccggcacatctttggacactagggaacaatttagcatggccaatccacctaacctacacatctttggacactaaggggcaatttagcatgtccaatccacctaacctacacatctttggacactaaggggcaatttagcatggccaatccccctaacctgcacatctttggacactaagggacaatttagcatggccaatccacctaacctacacatctttggacactaaggggcaatttagcatggccaatccacctaacctacacatctttggacactaaggggcaatttagcagggccaatccccctaacctacacatctttggacactaaggggcaatttagcatggccaatccacctaacctacacatctttggacactaaggaacaatttagcatggccaatccacctaacctacacatctttggacactaaggggacaatttagcatggccaatccacctaacctacacatctttggacactaaggggacaatttagcatggccaatccaccctaacctgcacatctttggactctaaggggcgatttagcatgtccaatccacctaacctacacatctttgggcactaaggggcaatttagcatggccaatccacctaacctacacatctttggacactaaggggacaatttagcagggccaatccacctaacctacacatctttggacactaaggggcaatttagcatggccaatccacctaacctacacatctttggacactaaggaacaatttagcatggccaatccacctaacctacacatctctggacactaaggggacaatttagcatggccaatccacctaacctacacatctttggacactaaggggacaatttagcatggccaatccacctaacctacacatctttggacactaaggggacaatttagcacggccaatccacctaacctgcacatccttggacacaaaggggcaatttagtatggccaatccaccgaacctgcacatctttggacacgagggaacaatttagcatggtcaatccacctaacctgcacatctttggacacaaaggtgcaatttagcacggccaatccccctaacctacacatctttggacactaaggggcaatttagtatggccaatccacctaacctgcacatctttggacacgagggaacaatttagcatggccaatccacctaacctacacatctttggagtgagggaggaaaccggagcacccggaggaaacccacgcagacacgggagaacgtgcaaactccacacagacagtgacccgagcctggaatcgaacccgggaccctggcgcggtgaggcagcagtgctaacccactgtgccactgtaccacctgaAATTGGGttaaccaccccccccaacccaaccccgagAGTTTGACCAATCCCTTACCTTGAGAGTGTGGTACAGGCTGGGGGTCCCCGCTGCAGGTGGGGTTCTCTCTGCTGTTGGATCACTCTCAGACACCAACGCGCTATCCTGGGTCCACTCAGTCCCCGTTTCTCCCTCCGTCTCAGTCCCTGCGCGGTCCCTGTCactcctgcctctctctcgctcttgtcCTGGGATTTGTTTTAAACCCTATTGTCACAGCCAGCCACCCAGACAGCTGAACCAAAGCCAGGCACTCTCTGTCCTTATTTGGGGAGGTATCTGCCACCCGTCTACCTTTAAAAGGGACGGGTCACAGTGTGGCCCTGACAGTTGCTGtggcctcccctccccgccccccccccccacccccaccccacccccctcaccccagagcagcgggagggggaggggagagctttAACTGGTGCCCCTCGGTATGTCCCCACCTGTTCGGGGTGAGCCAAGGTCGTAGGCTTAAACTAATATTAGTCGGAGACAATCCTTGTGTCTGCAGAGAACAACACCCAGTCCGTCACATCACTGAGAACCCACGGATTGTCCTGGAAGCTGtgtgaacagagaacaaagaacattccagcacagggacaggcccttcggcccctccaagcctgcaccgaccatgctgcccccgactgaactaaaaccccctacccttccggggaccgtatccctccattcccatcctattcatggatttgtccagacgccccttaaaactcactaccgtatccgcttccactccctcccccggcagcgagttccaggcacccaccaccctctgtgtaaaaaatctgcctcatacatctcctttaaaccttgcccctcgcaccttaaacctgtgccccctggtaattgactcttccaccctggggaaaaagcttctgactatccactctgtccatgccccttataatcttgtagacttctatcaggtctccccctcaacctGACTTTCatggtgaggagagactgagacacacacacacaccctcatactctctctcccacacacacacacacaccctcatactctctctctctcccacacacacacacgccctcatactctctctcccacacacacacacagacacacacacacacacaccctcatactctctctctctctcccacacacacacacacacacacacacaccctcatactctctctcccacacacacacacacacacacacaccctcatactctctctctctctcccacgcacacacacacacacaccctcatactctctctcccacacacacacacacacacacaccctcatactctctctcccacacacacacacacacacacacaccctcatactctctctctctctcccacacacacaccgtcatactctctctttctcccacacacacacacacacaccctcatactctctctctctcccacacacacacacacacaccctcatactctctctcccacacacacacacaccctcatactctctctcccacacacacacacacacacacacacaccgtcatactctctctcccacacacacacaccctcatactctctctctctcccacacacacacaaaccgtcatactctctctcccacacacacacacacacacacacacacacaccgtcatactctctctcccacacacacacacacacacacacaccctcatactctctctctctctcccacacacacacacacacacaccgtcatactctctctctctctctctcccacacacacacacaccctcatactctctctcccacacacacaccctcatactctctctcccacacacacaccctcatactctctctcccacacacacacacacacacaccctcatactctctctctctctcccacacacacaccctcatactctctctcccacacacacaccgtcatactctctctctctcccacacacacacacacaccgtcatactctctctctctcccacacacaccctcatactctctctctctcccacacacacacacacacacacaccgtcatactctctctctcccacacacacacacacacaccgtcatactctctctctctcccacacacacacacacacacaccctcatactctctctctcccacacacacacacacacacacaccgtcatactctctctcccacacacacacacacacacacaccctcatactctctctctcccacacacacacacacaccgtcatactctctctcccacacacacacaccgtcatactctctctcccacacacacacacacactcacacacacacaccctcatactctctctctctcccacacacacacaccctcatactctctctctctctcccacacacacacaccctcatactctctctctctcacacacacacacacacacacaccctcatactctctctctctcccacacacacacacacacacacacaccctcatactctctctcccacacacacacacaccctcatactctctctcccacacacacacacaccctcatactctctcccacacacacacacacacacaccctcatactctctctcccacacacacacacacacacacacaccctcatactctctctctctcccacacacacaccctcatactctctctcccacacacacacaccctcacactctctctctcccacactcacacacacacaccctcatactctctctctctcccacacacacacacaccctcatactctctctctcccacacacacaccctcatactctctctctctcccacacacacacacaccgtcatactctctctcccacacacacacacaccctcatactctctctcccacacacacacacacacacacacaccctcatactctctctctctcccacacacacacaccgtcatactctctctcccacacacacacacacacacacaccctcattctctctctcccacacacaccctcatactctctctcccacacacacacacacaccgtcatactctctctctctcccacacacacacacacaccctcatactctctctctctcccacacacacaccctcatactctctctctctcccacacacacaccctcatactctctctctctcccacacacacacaccgtcatactctctctcccacacacacacacacaccctcatactctctctctcccacacacacacacaccctcatactctctctcccacacacacacacaccctcatactctctctctcccacacacacacacacacacacacacaccctcatactctctcccacacacacacactccctcacatacacacagcggccgattttaccaagtcaggactaagtgccgggtggggctgtaaatcagacccgcgcccggcagcctcGCTCCAGCGCCCCCGTACGCCTATTTTCcggcgcggggcggggccgagcgcatttgcatctgtcggagcgccgaCCTGGATAAGCGCAGTTCGGGAAGAATCCGACAGAATACGCCCGGGCGCagaacaaaaagcagagagcggagagagcggagagagcctctctgccattcatcctctggaagaagtctcacaacaccaggttaaagtccaacaggtttatttggtagcaaacaccattagctttcggagcgctgctccttcgtcagatggagtggaaatgtgctctcaaacagggcaaacagacaaaatcaagttgcagaatactgattagaatgcgaatctctacagccagccaggtcttaaaggtacagacaatgtgggtggagggagcattaagcacaggttaaagagatgtgtattgtctccagacagaacagctggtgagattatgcaagaccagggggaaagctgtgggggttactgataatgtgacataaatccaacaccccggttgaggccgtcctcatgtgtgcggaacttggctatcagtttctgctcagcgactctgcgctgtcgtgtgtcgtgaaggccgccttggagaacgcttacccgaagatcagaggctgaatgcccgtgaccgcttgaagtgctcccccacaggaagagaacagtcttgcctggtgattgtcgagcggtgttcattcatccgttgtcgtagcgtctgcatggtttcccctggccaggggaggaggggggagggagggtggggtggggggaggggagggtgtgtgactgatcatcccctggggggtggtgggagaggagggggtgtgacgtctcattcctgcaggggggaagggggggtgtgacttatcattccctggggggcagggtgggggggggggggggagggggtgtgatgtctcatcctctggtcgggggggttccgctgtgtgtctgtggccgatccctcctggcaccatcactggttcactaccagccacagattcctcttccctgcaggggcgagagagcgggagggatcgctgtggctggtagtgaaccagtgaatgatccatcaccccctctccccccagtgaatgatccatcaccccctctccccctctccccccagtgaatgatccatcaccccctctccccccagtgaatgatccatcaccccctctccccctctccccccagtgaatgatccgtcaccccctctccccccagtgaatgatccgtcaccccctctccccc contains:
- the LOC144489950 gene encoding gap junction Cx32.2 protein-like; translation: MGDWSFLSKILEQVHEHSTAVGKVWLTVLFIFRMLVLGAAAESAWGDEQSGFTCNTRQPGCETMCYDRAFPISHIRYWVLQIVFVSTPSLVYIGHALHAIRMRRKRGLRAGVAGEQGLKACEGPKAREEEGEIAGSAKIRGALLRTYVGSIVTRCALEVAFLAGQYLLYGVFLPAMYRCERWPCPNPTDCFVSRPTEKNVFIAFMVTVAGVSLLLGLAELYHLGWRRRPQGGRAPPSAPRASPPPSRPSPGPPGRVERTACEQNRANLTAERGGLGASNGSSRRAGGKGGSVVRDSPRPHGGGRGGPAAMRESPRLPNRGGGKGSHEKPLGITV